The window AATGAGCATCAAACAAAAACGTTTTCCGTGCACCACTAAGATATAGCACAAAACAAAcagaaatgaaaataaaaaacaTTGGCTAATCTGCCTTTTTATCTGTATGTTTTGCTCTGTTCATAGCTTGGGATTGCTTATCTTCAGCTAACTTAACGTGAACCTCATTCCTGTCCCTGAAATACTTCTCGAAAGCCCGTGGCAGAAACTGCGGAATCAAGAAACCAAACAGATTGATTGAAAAGTACACCAGATTAGCCACTGCCAGGCCCTTCCCAAACCAATACCATGCGACATCCTGAAAGCAAATGAAAAATTCCAACAGGTAAGTTACTTGGAATTAGCCTCCTCTaaaatgttaatttttttttaattacgtATATATACTAATATATGTTGATGTTGACATCCTAATAACGAGAATCATTGACAAAATCAATCAATGTGCAAGACATGACAAAATCAATCAATGTGCATGAAGTACCTTGAATTGTGTGTTCGCGGGCAAAGTCTTGTTGATCCACACATCTTGTATCCAATCAATTAAGACAAAGATCCGCCGAACTGTATAAAGAAGCGGAACAAGCGCTCTAACTGGAGGAGAAAAGAGGGACAATCCACTAATAATATTCTCAGTTAGAATTTGAAAAGAGAGCAAGAACAAATGAGGCGTGGCAGAGTGGACGGCATGCTCATCTCCCCTTGCAAATCCACCCAAAACATATGCCAATGGCAAGAACAATCCAACAGTAGTGCCAGCAACCATATAAAGACGAAAAAAATGAGTGCCCTGAAATATCTCCCGAGAAGTTGAAGTTCTGCCTAGAGATTGGAAAAGCGAATCGTGAAAGTAGTAAAAGATATGCAGATGAAAGAGCTGGGAAAATTAGATCAAGTAAAGGTACTAAACCACTGGCAGAGAAAACCATAATGAAAGCGACTAATTGCAGCTCAATTACTCGAAGTGATCCCATTACACCCACAGCTTGTTGCTGCGGATTTCGCTCCTTAATTTGCTGAGGTTTTGTTGAGGAAGATGTTCTCTCATCTGGCTCTGAATGAGGAGCCACAGCTAATGATACCCCCGACATTTTTAATTTCTCTATGGCTTTAATTGCCTTGTGAGAAACGAAGTTGTATCAAATGTACCTGTCCTCctgaaaaaaaaaacagaaatcaGCAGTCAACTCTCTTTTTTAGGAAGATATGATGAAATAATAAAAACTATATTATCTATAACCGTTTAATGTTTTTTAGGAGATGGTCACATCACACACTTAAATATTATTATAACAGAGTTGTGTTCAAGTCTCACTATCAAATACGATCAAAACGAAGTTTTTGCATGGCCCgtgaaaaaaaatcaaataaaacataattaagtaattacttataatattaataaGTAGTACAATAGTTAAACCATTAGATGATCACACTTCAACATGTTTGAGATATTATgtaaacttctaaagaagaaatcaTGTGGAACAAAATAAATTGGTAAGACATGAATTGAAGCAGCAGATGAGTCTATCATGTCGAAATTTGCTATAGGGTTATTACACCTAAATTTGGTTTATTTAGGGAAATTGAATATGAGCCTTAACTTGGTTGGTACCCCTGATTGGAAGCTATTCAGTTGAGTCACTATACGTCCCAAGTGCTTTGGTGTATATTAGTTCAGAATCTATTGATGGATAATTAAACAAGCTGGCAAACAAGAGTCGCTTTTTGGACGAAGACTTCTGTAATTTCCTCTTTTGCCATGAGAAAAAAGATGTACTATGTTACTTTTGTTTCCTGCAATGATATATTCCACTTAGTGATTCAATTAAAGACAACAAAGACGAAGTTAAAcatgttattcccggtcaatattgctgtatttgtaaatattaattctgcaaaatataagttaacgtaatgaaacaataataataaattcgagcccactgaattcacagtgtttccttaaggaatttaatcccctcctagtacccaaggtaatggattatttccttccaggatagaacgaataacacactggtgtagcggtacttcaaaccccagtgtttcggcgaacacaaagttcggtagcaaatcacacttacagttgctttgtttgaagttaaaaacaatgcagaacgaaggagtatatactcagaaaaacgtatggaagttctgagaggaaggaatgcaatgtatagccaatttgttgagcgaattgtatgttgagttgagtatttttttttttggtatctttcttcaacatttgctgctcatatatatagcagccaagaaggagtgcaagaccaaacgtccacccttcatggtggatcaagcattacatatttgtggagcaagcacttcatatttgtggagcaagcacttcatggtgggaagaccattatccggctgccaaattatcaatacacggattggaaaatatccgtttacaaatacggataatcttacgttaatatttactattaacaaataaatttggtccaaaaaattaatcaatcaatcgatcatttgaccaaatccaaatccaaatccaaatccaaatccgaatccgaatccgaatccgaatccgaatccgaagccgaagccgaagccgtagccgtagccgaagccgaagccgagccgagcgagcgacgacgacgacggcgcgaggcttgctttcttcttaactctttaagagctacaagaagagcaattatatatatacccaccaaaaatgtcttccacttccaatatgggacaatgtctcattgttaagagggggaaacttaaaattttactcaaaatttcattttccctccatttcccattcaccctcattttaagaatattacatcttaaaataaaacctcaacaatcccccacatgaatggggaatggctatatcacggaagtatgcatgaaaaactgtgtgatttacaagcaaggattaattgcatctggataagtaggtttccctttgaactttccgtagtaaacttatgtcggatatactcggtcaatcggtagatttgatatctttgaaccgtcgatctttggtgtatacctagacaaccataagtcacacaatcaacccttaaccgtctttggttctcattgttgtgttcgtttcagccatgaacaccgcctggtttcataagtgcgtagaaaactggccttacaaagttctccttgaagcggctcacacttcacacttaaataggtgattcctaaacgtgtcatcctgtagatacactatttgatataccccgtatcaaatttagaaatcattaaaaagccttaatgctttatccttggtactgaacattgtctcatcacgagaatggactaaaattttatttgacaatgttgaaccgtcattaatgactttgtttgatctctttgaacctagatcttgggatctccagtcttctaggtagagttaccgccacaatgacttgttctcggccatagccccattccccttgatgatttctcaactacctctctagttaggccttttgtaagtggatccgacacattatcacttgactttacatagtcaattgtgataattcctctagagagtaattgcctaacggttttatgtcttcgtcgtatatgacgagatttaccgttatacatgacgctcccagcccttccaattgccgcttgactatcacaatgtatgcatattggtgccaacggtttgggccaaaatggaatgtcttccaagaaattccggagccattcagcttcttcaccggctttatctaaggctatgaattcagcctccattgtagagcgggcaatacatgtttgtttggacgacttccaagataccgctcctccaccaatagtgaatacatatccactcgtggacttagaatcagttgaaccggtgatccaatttgcatcacagtatccctcaatcaccgcagggaaattactgtagtgcaattcaaagttctgggtatgttctaaatatcccaaaactcgtttcattgccatccaatgagattggcctggattgctcgtatatcgactcagtttacttatagcacaagctatgtctggtcgtgtacaattcatgatatacattaagcatcccaatacacgagcataatccaattgtgatatgctttggcctttgttctttgctaatgcaagattcacgtcaattggagtctttgcaactttaaagcccaagtgcttgaatttttcaagtactgtcttaatataatgagattgtgacaatgccagaccttgaggagtcttattgatcttaattcccagaattaaatcagccactcccaagtctttcatatcaaacttgctattgagcatacgcttagtagcatttatgtt is drawn from Nicotiana tomentosiformis chromosome 12, ASM39032v3, whole genome shotgun sequence and contains these coding sequences:
- the LOC104104713 gene encoding LOW QUALITY PROTEIN: uncharacterized protein (The sequence of the model RefSeq protein was modified relative to this genomic sequence to represent the inferred CDS: deleted 1 base in 1 codon) translates to MSGVSLAVAPHSEPDERTSSSTKPQQIKERNPQQQAVGVMGSLRVIELQLVAFIMVFSASGLVPLLDLIFPALSSAYLLLLSRFAFPSLGRTSTSREIFQGTHFFRLYMVAGTTVGLFLPLAYVLGGFARGDEHAVHSATPHLFLLSFQILTENIISGLSLFSPPVRALVPLLYTVRRIFVLIDWIQDVWINKTLPANTQFKDVAWYWFGKGLAVANLVYFSINLFGFLIPQFLPRAFEKYFRDRNEVHVKLAEDKQSQAMNRAKHTDKKAD